TTGAAAATCGCCTTATAATTGCAAATGTTGGGGAAATTGAAGGTAGGATTATTTCAAAAGAACCTAATTCAATTCATATAGTTGTTTAATCTTACTGAAATTTAATTTTGTATAGTTCTTGTATGAACATTATTCATACAGCCTTCTATACAGGAAGTGCAAACGATTAATTTAGCAGTATTTATTCTTGTTTGCTGGACTAATTTGATTGATTTTTAATAAAATCAATTTTCCCCAATCGGGCAATTTTGTTTTAGAATCATAAGAAAAGGATAGTATAAAAAATAGTAAAAAAGGGGTATGCGAGATGAAAATCCATAGAATAGATCATGTTGGAATAATCGTAAATGATCTACCTGCTGCGAAAGCATTTTTTCTTGAATTTGGCCTTGAAATGCTAGGGGAAGGAAAAGTGGAAGGTGAGTGGGCGGATCGTATGGAGAGAATAATGGGGATTCAAGACAGTAAAGAGGAAGTTATAACGTCGCGAATGCTAAATAGTGATGCAAATATAGAATTAGTATTGTTGCGAACGCCTAACGGAGAAGTAAACATAGAACTATTAAAATTTCACACTTCAAGAGATGAAAATGTCATACAGCTTCCTGTAGTAAATAATCTGGGTATCCAGCATATTGCATTTGCTGTTGAAAATATTGAAGCTCTTGTAACCAAATTGAAAAACAAAGGCGCAGAACTTATTGGTGAAATACAAAACTACGAAAACGCGTATAAATTATGCTTCGTTCGTGGGCCAGAAGGGATTATTTTAGAGTTGGCGGAGAAAATTAAATAAATATAGTCTTTGCATACAACTGTTATCATTATGATTCATCAATATTTGCAATAAATAGTTTGTCATTAACTTGAATTGCAATAGCCTTTTCGACACTTATATCCTTTATCTTAAAAATTTTACTCGGATTTTTATATGGGTTTTGGGCTTCTGAGTAAGAAACAAGCACCTGAATCTGAGTAACCTTTCCTATTTGATCTTCAACCTCGTCAGTAGTTAAAATTTCTTCAGTCAAAAGATAAGTAACGTTATCCATCTTAATTTCGGCTGGTGTAATGTTCGTAAATTCAGCATCACTTAAATTGGGAGAATTACATCCTGAAAGAATAATCGAAACAAAAAATAAAGCAATTGTTATTGCATTTTTCAATGTATTCACCTCATTCTTTTTCATCTAAAATACTATCAATTAACTGAATTATTTTTTAATTGTATCATTGAATGGGAAGGGGAGAGGCTACTTTTGAATGATTC
This portion of the Solibacillus daqui genome encodes:
- a CDS encoding VOC family protein, with amino-acid sequence MKIHRIDHVGIIVNDLPAAKAFFLEFGLEMLGEGKVEGEWADRMERIMGIQDSKEEVITSRMLNSDANIELVLLRTPNGEVNIELLKFHTSRDENVIQLPVVNNLGIQHIAFAVENIEALVTKLKNKGAELIGEIQNYENAYKLCFVRGPEGIILELAEKIK